From a single Candidatus Delongbacteria bacterium genomic region:
- a CDS encoding enoyl-CoA hydratase/isomerase family protein, giving the protein MTEIRRVAVLGAGVMGSQIAAHCANAGLEVLLFDRDLELASQGLQRATSIRPAAFYSPGSARRITALGIDEDAARLADVDWVCEAIPEVLDWKRQLFTSVAPHLSDGALISTNTSGLPAAEIAAVLSPAQRRRFLVTHFFNPPRYLRLLELVALPETDPELLGTFARFARETLGKGVVEARLTPNFIANRIGVFGLQRTLQLALEHGLSVEEVDALTGPLLGRPKSASFRTADVVGLDTLLHVTQGTYEACATDPWRAVFQPSELLIQLVEKGALGQKSGAGFYRKSAAGLEQLDLVTREYGPLLKPRFESLKLWRRWKDLGRRVEALYWEEDRAGRFLRALLGETLLYAAWQVEEIAGGKLESLDRALCWGFGWEMGPFRLWDSIGVRRSLQRLKREGARLAPWLDRFLASGAETFHRWNGGTREILEPATCEWRAVESIPGELDLETCRRIHPVLHRGWSASLLDLGEGVAGLEFHSVLQPQLNPIDESVIETLAVALRAVPDKGYRGLVIGHGGANFCAGANLQLILRLAESGDREAIEGVCEQFQRVILALRHAPFPVVAAPFGLCLGGGVELTAGSDAVVAHAELYAGLVEAGVGVIPAGGGCLRVLEHWIDRLAPRRPGPFPPVQQAFETIAFAKVSGSAAEAIFFGLLPAHTEIVLDRAALLERARQKVLELATDYIAPVARQDLRLPGPGGRVAMELAVQGFRASGKITEHDADIAASLARILSGGEQADTSHPVDEECILRLEREEFARLALTRATQDRLRHMLKTGKPLRN; this is encoded by the coding sequence ATGACTGAGATCCGCCGTGTGGCCGTGCTTGGAGCGGGTGTGATGGGCAGCCAGATCGCCGCCCACTGCGCCAACGCCGGGCTCGAGGTCCTGCTCTTCGATCGTGATCTGGAACTGGCCAGTCAGGGTCTGCAGCGTGCCACCAGCATCCGCCCCGCAGCCTTCTATTCGCCCGGGAGCGCCCGACGCATCACGGCGCTGGGCATTGACGAGGACGCGGCCCGGCTGGCCGATGTGGACTGGGTCTGCGAGGCGATTCCCGAAGTGCTCGACTGGAAACGCCAGCTCTTCACCAGCGTGGCTCCCCATCTGTCCGATGGCGCGCTGATCAGCACCAACACCAGCGGACTGCCCGCCGCCGAGATCGCCGCCGTGCTCAGTCCGGCACAGCGCCGCCGCTTTCTGGTGACCCATTTCTTCAACCCACCGCGCTACCTGCGCCTGCTGGAACTGGTCGCCCTGCCTGAGACGGATCCGGAATTGCTGGGTACTTTCGCCCGGTTCGCGCGTGAGACCCTGGGCAAGGGGGTGGTCGAAGCGCGGCTGACCCCCAATTTCATTGCCAACCGCATTGGGGTCTTCGGGCTCCAGCGCACTCTGCAGCTGGCCCTGGAACACGGACTGAGCGTCGAGGAAGTGGACGCGCTCACCGGCCCGCTGCTGGGACGTCCCAAGAGTGCGTCCTTCCGCACGGCGGATGTGGTGGGGCTGGATACGCTGCTGCACGTTACCCAGGGGACATATGAGGCCTGTGCCACCGATCCCTGGCGGGCCGTGTTCCAACCCTCCGAGTTGCTGATTCAGCTGGTGGAGAAAGGGGCATTGGGCCAGAAAAGCGGCGCCGGATTCTATCGCAAGAGCGCCGCGGGCCTGGAGCAACTGGACCTTGTCACGCGCGAGTATGGGCCACTGCTCAAGCCGCGCTTCGAGAGCCTGAAGCTCTGGCGGCGCTGGAAGGACCTGGGCCGTCGCGTGGAAGCCCTCTACTGGGAAGAGGACCGGGCGGGCCGTTTTCTGCGGGCCCTGCTGGGCGAGACGCTGCTCTACGCGGCCTGGCAAGTGGAAGAGATTGCCGGCGGCAAGCTGGAAAGCCTGGATCGCGCACTCTGCTGGGGGTTTGGCTGGGAGATGGGGCCCTTCCGTCTCTGGGACTCGATCGGTGTGCGCCGCAGCCTGCAGCGCCTGAAACGGGAAGGCGCACGACTGGCGCCCTGGCTGGACAGATTCCTGGCCAGCGGAGCCGAGACCTTCCACCGCTGGAACGGCGGGACGCGCGAAATCCTGGAGCCCGCCACCTGCGAGTGGCGCGCCGTGGAGAGCATTCCCGGCGAGCTGGATCTGGAAACCTGTCGCCGGATCCATCCCGTGCTGCATCGGGGCTGGTCGGCCAGCCTGCTGGATCTGGGGGAAGGAGTGGCCGGGCTGGAATTCCACAGCGTGCTTCAGCCCCAGCTGAACCCGATTGACGAGAGCGTGATCGAGACCCTGGCTGTGGCCCTGCGCGCCGTGCCCGACAAGGGCTATCGCGGTCTGGTGATCGGCCATGGTGGAGCCAACTTCTGCGCCGGGGCCAATCTGCAACTGATCCTGCGTCTGGCCGAGTCCGGTGACCGGGAGGCCATCGAAGGCGTCTGCGAACAGTTCCAGCGGGTGATTCTTGCTCTGCGTCACGCTCCCTTCCCGGTGGTGGCCGCGCCCTTCGGGCTCTGCCTGGGCGGAGGAGTGGAGCTGACTGCCGGCAGTGATGCGGTGGTGGCACACGCCGAACTCTATGCGGGGCTGGTGGAAGCGGGCGTGGGCGTGATTCCTGCCGGGGGAGGCTGCCTGCGGGTGCTGGAACACTGGATCGACCGGTTGGCTCCCCGCCGCCCGGGGCCTTTCCCGCCCGTGCAGCAGGCCTTTGAAACGATCGCCTTCGCCAAGGTCAGCGGATCGGCTGCCGAAGCGATCTTCTTCGGTCTGCTTCCGGCGCACACGGAGATCGTGCTGGATCGCGCGGCGCTGCTTGAGCGAGCCCGTCAGAAAGTACTCGAGCTGGCCACCGATTACATCGCGCCCGTCGCGCGCCAGGACCTGCGCCTGCCCGGCCCCGGTGGGCGAGTGGCCATGGAGCTGGCCGTGCAGGGATTCCGCGCGTCGGGAAAGATCACGGAACACGACGCGGACATCGCCGCCAGCCTGGCCCGGATTCTCAGTGGGGGCGAGCAGGCGGACACGAGCCATCCGGTGGACGAGGAGTGCATCCTGCGCCTCGAGCGCGAGGAATTCGCCCGGCTGGCGCTCACCAGAGCAACCCAGGACCGCCTGCGTCACATGCTGAAGACCGGCAAGCCGCTGCGCAACTGA
- a CDS encoding thiolase family protein, whose translation MATRAVIVDAARTPIGLKNGALSRVRVDQLTADLLRGLLARNRGMAGQAVDDVVLGCAFPEGIQGMLAARGVALLAGLPDSTPARVINRFCGSSMDALHAVSQAIECGDIQCAIAAGMEDMFAVPMGGYNPDFHPELARAGYYMNMGETAENLARDLGITREDQEAFSAESHRRALAAREAGLLDREILPVQTPDGMMAHDEGPRTPDLEKMRSLAPAFLAAGSITAATSSPVSKGAAALLVCSTEFAAEHGLTVRAEVVSRGIAGVDPTRMGSGPIPASAKAMAAAGLDWDAIDAIELNEAFAAQSLYVIRHGGWPAEKVNLHGGALALGHPLGASGARILCTLLSVMEHRKLRTGLATLCIGGGQGIATIVRRPDHD comes from the coding sequence ATGGCAACCCGTGCGGTCATCGTGGATGCGGCGCGTACCCCCATCGGCCTCAAGAATGGCGCTCTCAGCCGGGTGCGTGTGGACCAGCTGACCGCCGACCTGCTGCGCGGGCTGCTGGCACGCAACCGCGGCATGGCCGGCCAGGCCGTGGATGATGTGGTGCTGGGCTGTGCCTTTCCCGAGGGAATCCAGGGCATGCTGGCCGCGCGCGGAGTGGCTCTGCTGGCCGGTTTGCCCGATTCGACTCCGGCCCGAGTGATCAACCGCTTCTGCGGCTCGTCCATGGACGCGCTGCATGCCGTATCACAGGCCATCGAATGCGGGGATATCCAGTGTGCCATCGCCGCGGGCATGGAGGACATGTTCGCGGTGCCGATGGGCGGTTACAATCCGGACTTCCACCCCGAACTGGCTCGTGCCGGCTATTACATGAACATGGGCGAGACCGCCGAGAATCTGGCGCGCGACCTGGGCATCACGCGGGAAGACCAGGAAGCCTTTTCCGCCGAGTCGCACAGGCGTGCGCTGGCGGCCCGCGAGGCCGGTCTGCTGGACCGCGAGATCCTGCCGGTTCAGACTCCCGATGGCATGATGGCACACGACGAAGGGCCACGCACGCCGGATCTGGAGAAGATGCGCTCGCTGGCACCGGCTTTCCTGGCCGCTGGCAGCATCACGGCGGCCACCAGTTCGCCGGTATCCAAGGGTGCGGCCGCGCTGCTGGTATGCTCCACTGAGTTCGCCGCCGAACACGGCCTGACCGTGCGCGCCGAAGTCGTTTCCCGGGGAATTGCTGGTGTGGATCCCACCCGGATGGGGTCCGGCCCGATTCCCGCCAGTGCCAAAGCCATGGCCGCAGCCGGGCTGGACTGGGACGCGATCGATGCCATCGAACTCAACGAAGCCTTCGCGGCTCAGTCGCTGTATGTGATCCGCCATGGCGGCTGGCCCGCCGAGAAGGTCAACCTGCACGGCGGTGCGCTGGCCCTGGGGCATCCGCTGGGCGCCAGTGGGGCCCGCATCCTCTGCACCCTGCTGAGCGTGATGGAACACCGCAAGCTGCGCACGGGCCTGGCCACCCTCTGCATCGGGGGCGGACAGGGCATCGCCACCATCGTGCGGAGGCCCGACCATGACTGA